One Terriglobales bacterium DNA segment encodes these proteins:
- a CDS encoding ATP-binding protein, with the protein MRELLKDRPVLGYVFAAVASVLAIFVVRGIEPLVGYIPMLFLAGVAAVEAYAGAGPALLSVALCIGASLFVRNHPPVSEHLHNLTKLGMFPIVAIVLIYLMEAHRRQKRVVREQLLELNTLLESMPEAVFIFDSNSRLVDVNRAAEQICACTRAEIHGAHLSFLAKHMGLQQDEQPMALSDLAVTRALAGESVQNEARVFSSRADGSPMNALVSANPMRDAEGATIGALLVVRDVTEITQLQRQVADAERHTAIGQMASGIAHDFNNVLNTITQAAALLQSQPNQSDDQRFYVGMIENAARRGAEIIKRVREYVRGASGESAQVDVRQMLQDALDLTRPMWRGVNGLTVTTEFKPVPPVRANAADLRRVFTNLIVNAIQAMPRGGRLTARCEERSGMVIASVQDTGEGILPEQQKKIFLPYFTTKQTGTGLGLSTAQKILLASGGDISFTSEIGSGTTFTVQLPAFEKQPAKAA; encoded by the coding sequence ATGCGAGAGCTGCTGAAAGATCGTCCCGTCCTTGGCTACGTGTTCGCCGCAGTGGCGAGCGTGCTGGCCATCTTTGTAGTGCGGGGCATTGAGCCATTGGTGGGATATATCCCCATGCTCTTCCTCGCCGGGGTGGCGGCGGTGGAAGCCTACGCCGGGGCGGGACCCGCTTTGCTCTCGGTGGCGCTGTGCATTGGCGCCTCGCTTTTCGTACGTAATCACCCGCCCGTCAGCGAGCACCTGCACAACCTCACCAAGTTGGGGATGTTTCCCATAGTTGCGATTGTATTGATCTACTTGATGGAGGCGCATCGCCGGCAGAAACGGGTCGTCCGGGAGCAGTTGCTGGAGCTCAATACGCTGTTGGAGAGCATGCCGGAGGCGGTCTTCATTTTCGATAGCAATTCCCGGCTGGTTGACGTGAACCGGGCCGCCGAGCAAATTTGCGCATGCACCCGCGCGGAAATTCACGGCGCCCACCTAAGTTTTCTGGCCAAGCACATGGGTCTACAGCAGGATGAGCAACCCATGGCTCTCTCCGACCTAGCGGTCACCCGGGCGCTGGCGGGGGAGTCTGTACAGAATGAAGCGCGAGTATTTTCCAGCCGGGCGGACGGTTCCCCTATGAACGCGCTGGTTTCCGCCAATCCAATGCGCGATGCTGAAGGCGCGACCATAGGCGCGCTCCTGGTGGTTCGCGATGTAACCGAGATTACCCAGTTACAGCGGCAAGTGGCCGATGCCGAGCGGCACACCGCCATCGGACAGATGGCCTCTGGTATCGCCCATGACTTCAACAACGTGCTGAACACCATCACCCAGGCCGCCGCGCTGCTGCAGTCACAGCCTAACCAAAGCGATGATCAGCGCTTCTACGTGGGCATGATTGAAAATGCCGCCCGGCGAGGCGCAGAAATCATCAAGCGGGTACGCGAGTACGTTCGCGGAGCCAGCGGCGAAAGTGCCCAGGTGGACGTTCGCCAGATGCTCCAGGATGCGCTCGACCTCACCCGCCCGATGTGGCGGGGTGTCAATGGGCTGACCGTGACAACCGAGTTCAAGCCGGTGCCGCCAGTCCGCGCCAATGCCGCCGACCTGCGTCGCGTCTTCACCAATCTGATTGTCAATGCCATCCAGGCCATGCCCCGTGGCGGCCGTCTTACGGCCCGTTGCGAGGAGCGCTCCGGGATGGTAATTGCGTCGGTACAGGACACGGGCGAAGGGATCTTACCGGAGCAGCAGAAGAAGATATTTCTTCCCTACTTCACGACCAAGCAGACTGGTACCGGACTCGGGCTCTCGACTGCCCAGAAAATCCTACTGGCCAGCGGCGGAGATATCAGCTTTACCAGCGAAATCGGCAGCGGAACCACTTTCACTGTACAATTGCCCGCGTTTGAAAAGCAGCCTGCCAAGGCCGCGTAA
- a CDS encoding acyl-CoA dehydrogenase, with translation MPESTLQRPDVAPPLVALSEDEVLFRDNVRQFAEEKIRPLVREMDEKGVFDKDLVRQFFQLGLMGIEIPEPYGGGAGTFFEAILAVEEFSRVDASAGVVVDVQNTLVNNALLRWGSEEQKKRYLPRMASEMVGAYALSEAASGSDAFALQTRAEQRGGDYVLNGRKLWITNAKEAGLFVLFATIDPSAGYRGITAFLVEKDFPGFTVGKKEDKLGIRASSTCELILEDCRVPRHNLLGEAGKGYKIAIETLNEGRIGIGAQMCGLARGAWEYAAKYAQERKQFGKPIAEYQGIQFQLAQMATEIEASRLMVYNAARMKDVGMNFVKEAAMAKLFCSQVAERVTSLAVEIYGGYGFTKDYPVEKYFRDAKIGKIYEGTSNMQLQTIAKLLLGGK, from the coding sequence ATGCCTGAGAGCACGTTACAAAGACCCGATGTTGCGCCTCCCTTAGTTGCCCTGAGTGAGGATGAAGTCCTATTTCGGGACAACGTCCGCCAATTTGCGGAGGAGAAGATCCGTCCGCTGGTGCGGGAAATGGACGAAAAGGGCGTCTTCGATAAAGACCTGGTCCGCCAATTCTTCCAACTGGGGCTCATGGGCATTGAAATCCCCGAACCATACGGCGGCGGAGCCGGCACTTTCTTCGAAGCCATTCTAGCCGTCGAAGAATTCTCCCGCGTGGATGCTTCCGCGGGAGTCGTGGTAGATGTGCAGAACACGCTGGTGAATAACGCCTTGCTGCGCTGGGGATCTGAAGAGCAGAAGAAGCGTTATCTACCGCGTATGGCCAGCGAGATGGTTGGCGCCTATGCCTTAAGTGAAGCGGCCTCCGGCTCCGACGCGTTTGCCTTGCAAACCCGGGCCGAGCAACGCGGCGGCGACTATGTGCTCAATGGCCGCAAGCTGTGGATCACCAATGCCAAGGAAGCCGGTCTCTTCGTTCTGTTCGCCACCATAGATCCGAGCGCCGGATATCGTGGCATCACCGCGTTTTTGGTGGAGAAGGACTTCCCCGGTTTCACGGTCGGCAAGAAAGAAGACAAGCTGGGCATTCGTGCCTCCAGCACCTGCGAGCTCATCCTCGAGGATTGTCGTGTTCCCCGCCACAACCTGCTGGGCGAAGCTGGGAAGGGCTACAAGATCGCCATCGAAACGCTGAACGAGGGCCGCATCGGAATTGGCGCACAGATGTGCGGCCTGGCACGCGGCGCTTGGGAATACGCCGCCAAGTACGCACAAGAACGCAAGCAGTTCGGCAAGCCTATTGCCGAATATCAGGGCATTCAGTTCCAACTGGCGCAAATGGCCACCGAAATCGAGGCCTCACGCCTGATGGTCTACAACGCCGCTCGCATGAAAGATGTCGGCATGAACTTCGTCAAAGAAGCCGCGATGGCCAAGCTCTTCTGCTCGCAAGTCGCTGAGCGGGTGACCTCCCTCGCCGTCGAGATCTACGGCGGCTACGGCTTCACCAAGGACTATCCTGTTGAAAAGTATTTTCGCGACGCCAAGATCGGCAAGATCTACGAAGGGACCTCCAACATGCAGCTCCAGACTATAGCCAAGCTGCTGTTAGGCGGTAAATAG